Part of the Sphingobium yanoikuyae genome, TGCAACCGGCGCACCATCGTGCGGGCGATTCAAGACCTCGTGGAAGGACGCTGGATTGAAGTCCGCCAGATCGGGGACCGAGGCACGGTGAACGCCTATGTCATCAATGATCGGGTGGCGTGGCATGGTCCCCGCGAAAGCCTGCGCTACTCGCTGTTTAGCGCAACTGTGATCCTTGCCGAGGACGAACAACCAGACCGGAGCGAGCTAGGGCAACAGGAACCCTTGCGGAAGCTGCCCCGCCTGTTTCCCGGCGAACAGCAGTTGCCCGCAGGCGATGGACTTCCACCTCCATCCCAGCCCTTTTTCGATGGCATGGAACCGGCCTTGCCCGCTCTGGATGAACCTGAACCCGATCCGGCGATGCAGGATGAACTTTCCCAGCTTGTCACCGGCCTAGGAAACAAGCTCCGCGCACCCGATGCATCTCCCCCTGATGATGCAACCAATATATAGATACTATACAAGCCAATTTAACAGCGAGTGACATCATGGGTATCACCCTAAGAGAAGCATCAGAAAAGGTCGGTGTCACCCGCCAAACGCTTATGAAGGCGATCAAGACAGGCAGGGTTTCCGCCGAAAAATCCGATAACGGCGAATGGCGCATTGAGCCTGTCGAGTTGTTCCGCGTGTGGCCACCTGTAAACGAGGTGCAGCAACCTTTACAGGACGGATTAACAAGCAGTGACACCCCCGGTTTACAGGCTGAAAACAGGCTGTTGCGGGAGCAAGTTGCAGAACTGCGCGAAGAACGGAACGCTTGGCGGGAACAAGCACAACGACTTGCCCTGACCGATCAGCGCGCGCACCCTCAACCTACTCCCCAGCGCGGATTCTGGTCGCGTCTGTTCAGCCGCCAGGGCGACAGCCCTAGCGGCGAGGAATAAACGATGGATGCTCCAACCGGCCCTTTATGGTCACAACAACAGGCCATTGCTTACGAGGTCGCGCTGGAGGCCATCAACGATGTGATCGCGGGATATAGTGAGCAGGTCGCGCTAGAGCAGGCTCGTCCCTCGCCGAACACAGCCCGGATTGCTTGGCTGGAAATGCGGACCGATCAGGCCGTTTCAGTCCACCGCTCGCTCAACGTGTGCGATGACGGCAACGTGCAGCAGGCGATTTCCGAATTTAGCGCCATCGTCCGCGCAAGGGATGAAGGGCGCTGATCCTATAGCCCCCGTCGCTTTTCACCTGATTTTCGGCATCACCGGGTGAAAGATGCTTTCAGGATTTGAGCAACCGAAGATCACCATCGACAAAGCCAATGCCAATTCCCCTGACGGAGTTGAGCTTTTGCGATAACGGGGAAGGCTCGTGCAAAAATGCTGAAATAAGATCAGTCATTTGAGACAGGCATTCCTCCCAACTCCCGTTGCAGAACGATAGTGGAATCTCTGATGCTCTGCCCTTGGACGGCTCCCAAATCTCGGAACAAGGCCAATCGGGATCACTTGGATCAAATTCCGACGCGCCAATAAGCTCTATGCCGTATCGGGAATTATCCGATGTTTTTTCAAACAGGTTGAAGGCGAAAGCCTCCACATCGCTGGGGAGGTCCTCGGCCAGAGCGGCATTGAGCCACGCTCGATATTCGTCTCGAAAGTGATCCATAAGGGATTAATTGCACGCGATGCCGGACATCTGCAATCGTCAGATATTACCCCGCCTGACGGCAATCACATGAATCCGCGCATGGCTGACCGCCCCGGTCACGACCGCGCCGCCGCCGCGATCTGGCTGCACGAAAAACCCTGACGCATTGGAAGTCCGCACGAAAACCCCGGTTTCAGGGTTTTCCGTCACCCTCATAGGCTCATGCCGCGATCCCGTTGCAGGACCAGCTCGCGCTCGTGGAGCAACTGCCCCACCGCCCGCGCCATTTGGGGTTCGCGCTGGATCTGCTCGATGTAGAGATCCTTGGTGTGCTGGTTCGCACCGTTATAGGCGTCCACCGCCTTGCGGAGCGCCTCCGGGGTCGCCTTCCAGTCGCTGTTATGGTCGCCATAGCCGTGGGCGCCCGCCTCGCGCTTCCCGGCTATAGTCCTGAACTTATCCGCCACCTTCTCCCGTTCCTGCGCCTGCTGGCGCTCCTGTGCCTGCTCACGCGCGCGCTCGGCGGCAAGCTGCTCCTGACGCTGCGCCTCGGCGGCATCGCGCCGATCGCGATCGACCGCGCCGCTCAAAGTCGCCGCGAACGCATGCAGCCTGCCCGATATGCGCTGCCCCGCATCACGTAGCCACTCGGTCCCCCGTTCGATATACTGGCGCAGGCCCCGCCGCTCGATGACGCCGGCGTTATGCTGGCCCACCATCGTCACCGGCTCATAGGCCCGCCCCTCCCGCATCGCCTGATGCTCGGCGCGGCGCTCCATCGCCGTCGCGCTCGGCCCCATATGCACGGTCGCCTCCTGCTCGATCCCTTGCCGCTGGTGGCTGCGATGGTCCACCCGCTCGACGCTACCGGCGCGCTCAAGGGCGACATTCTGCATCTCGGCCCACCGGCCCCGCCACCGCTCGACCTCCCCGCTCGTCTTCTGGTCCAGTTCGCGGGTCTTCTCGCCCAGCCCTTCCGGGCCGATCCGCCGCGTCGTCGTCAGCAGATGGGCATGATGGTTGCGCTGGTCGCCCTCGCGACCTGGTGCGTGGATCGCCACGTCCACCGCCACCCCATGCCGCTCGCTGATCTCCCGCGCGAGGCCCAGCGCAAGCTCGCGCCGCGCCTCGGCCGACAACTCGGCCGGAAGCGCGATTTCATATTCGCGGGCTACGGTGGAGTTCTTGCGCGTCTCGGCTTGCTCGGCGGCGTTCCAGAGCGCGGCCCGGTCGTTGGCCCATGCCGGGGCGTCGGTGGGCACGACAAGCGCGCTATGCTCAACGCCCTGCTTGCGAGTGTAATCGTGGACGAGGCCGGTGCGCTCGTCCGTGATTTCGACGCCCGCACGATAGGCCGCCGCCGCTGTCGCACTGCGACCGGCGGAACGGCCTATCGTCTTCACCGCCAGATGGAAACTCGCCATCGCCGCGCCCTTACTAGCCATGCGGGAGCATGGCGCGGGCGATAGCCCGCTGGGGTTCAGGGGTATCCCCTGACGCACGCAAACGCAAGTTTGCATAAGTGCGCCCTTCCTCTCTTTCGCTCGGTCGGGTCCGGTGCTATCAGTATCGCGCAGCGAAAGGATTGACCATGGCCGCTCCCACGCCAGAGGCTATCGAAAGCGCACGTCGCAAGGTCCAGCAGGCCAAGGCACGGTTGCAGGCATTGGAAGCCCGCGCTGCCACCCTGAACCGCAAGGCCGATGCGCGCCGCAAGATCATCCTCGGAGGCCTGCTCCTCGATGCCGCCATGAAAGACCCCGCATGGGAATCCCGCCTCAATGACCTGATGAACCGCATCAGCCGCGATCAGGACCGCAAGGCGTTCGAGGGCTGGACCTTCAAGGGAGGCCCCGCCGATGCCTGATCCCTTCGACCCTGCCGAGTTCGACGCGCCCCCTCCCTCCGATCCCCACACGGACTATCGTGACCTGCTCGACGCCATGCGGAAGGCCGGGGCCGAAGGGGTCGCCCAGCAGGTCGCCGCCCTGTCCCGCCAGATCGAGCAGGACGCCCGCCAGCGCGCCGAAGCGGGGCAGCAGACGGAAAAGGCGCTAAACGACCTCTTGCGCGCCGCTGCGCAGCTTCAGCGGGTCAGCGAGGCCATAGGCTGGGAACGCCTGAAGGGATGGCTCTACGCCGCCATGATCGGGCTGGGCCTGATATTCGCCGCGGCCCTCGCCTACCGCTGGGCGCAGGAACCCAAAATCGAGCGCCAGCTATACGGATGCACCGCAAAATGGGACGCCAAGGCCCAGACCTGCAAAGGCAAGTGGGTGCCCCTCTATGAGCAACAGCCCTGACATGGCTGGTATCTGCCCCCATATCGTAGTATCACTAGGTGATACCTCAATCCCGAAGGTGCGATATGGCTACCTCTCTCAAAATTGACGACACGCTCAAGGGCCGGGTCCAGCACCTCGCCGCGATCCGCGACAGGTCCGCCCACTGGATCA contains:
- a CDS encoding helix-turn-helix domain-containing protein; the protein is MSVKSPRASALLHILVARIGQHNAVVASQSVLAKLMGCNRRTIVRAIQDLVEGRWIEVRQIGDRGTVNAYVINDRVAWHGPRESLRYSLFSATVILAEDEQPDRSELGQQEPLRKLPRLFPGEQQLPAGDGLPPPSQPFFDGMEPALPALDEPEPDPAMQDELSQLVTGLGNKLRAPDASPPDDATNI
- the mobQ gene encoding MobQ family relaxase; translated protein: MASFHLAVKTIGRSAGRSATAAAAYRAGVEITDERTGLVHDYTRKQGVEHSALVVPTDAPAWANDRAALWNAAEQAETRKNSTVAREYEIALPAELSAEARRELALGLAREISERHGVAVDVAIHAPGREGDQRNHHAHLLTTTRRIGPEGLGEKTRELDQKTSGEVERWRGRWAEMQNVALERAGSVERVDHRSHQRQGIEQEATVHMGPSATAMERRAEHQAMREGRAYEPVTMVGQHNAGVIERRGLRQYIERGTEWLRDAGQRISGRLHAFAATLSGAVDRDRRDAAEAQRQEQLAAERAREQAQERQQAQEREKVADKFRTIAGKREAGAHGYGDHNSDWKATPEALRKAVDAYNGANQHTKDLYIEQIQREPQMARAVGQLLHERELVLQRDRGMSL